The following are from one region of the Calditrichota bacterium genome:
- a CDS encoding LysM peptidoglycan-binding domain-containing protein, translating to MKLNRILAAAMVAIVVLGAMANFSYAQEKVKMKLDDYKVELAKWQKTEADAKAQIATLQKDIDALKGEIQTTQNEIDKTWEEIYALLGTDKNGVDAYRQSLKDLESQLDGLSSLSSEELFQKRAEIDEIAKKLDEAKKSKIANLTEMQDLLAAIEGKLMQVKSKLPKSIFDTYTVVRGDYLWKISKKPDIYGDPYQWMKIYTYNREMIKNPNLIYPDWNLKIVRKTGPNEYVVTKGDYLKKIAGATLGDPTQWTKIYEANKSIIKDKNLIYPYEVLVIPKE from the coding sequence ATGAAACTTAACCGGATTTTAGCAGCAGCCATGGTCGCAATCGTTGTGCTTGGTGCTATGGCCAACTTTAGCTACGCCCAGGAAAAAGTTAAAATGAAATTGGACGATTATAAAGTTGAATTGGCAAAATGGCAAAAAACCGAAGCCGATGCGAAGGCACAAATTGCTACCCTGCAGAAGGACATTGATGCATTGAAGGGTGAAATCCAGACAACCCAAAATGAAATTGACAAGACCTGGGAGGAAATCTACGCACTTTTAGGTACCGATAAAAACGGTGTCGATGCGTATCGTCAGTCGTTAAAGGATCTGGAAAGCCAGTTGGATGGGCTGAGCTCTCTTTCATCTGAAGAGTTGTTCCAAAAACGGGCAGAGATTGATGAAATCGCAAAGAAGCTGGATGAAGCGAAAAAAAGCAAGATTGCCAATTTAACCGAAATGCAGGATTTGCTCGCGGCCATCGAGGGCAAATTAATGCAGGTTAAAAGCAAACTGCCTAAGTCGATTTTCGATACCTACACCGTCGTTCGCGGTGATTATTTATGGAAAATTTCCAAAAAACCGGACATCTACGGCGATCCCTACCAGTGGATGAAGATTTACACCTACAATCGCGAAATGATTAAGAATCCCAATTTGATTTATCCGGATTGGAATTTGAAGATTGTCCGCAAAACCGGCCCCAACGAATATGTTGTGACCAAGGGTGATTATCTGAAGAAAATTGCCGGCGCGACGCTGGGTGATCCGACTCAATGGACGAAGATTTACGAAGCGAACAAATCCATTATTAAGGACAAAAACCTGATTTATCCGTACGAGGTTCTGGTTATTCCGAAAGAATAG